A region of the Nitrospiraceae bacterium genome:
CACTTTACCTACCTGGTGTGGGGCATTCTGGCATTGATGTTGATTGTTGCCTGGCCTCAGGTTATGGTATTTGTCATGTTCGCCGGATACGCGGTATCAGGCCCTGTCTCTCGTTTGTGGGGGATGGTTGCAAAGCCTTCCGCCAAACAGCTGACCAGGTCAGAGACGCCGGTGTTGGAGTCGAAAGAGTAGTGTGCGGGCTGTGATGAGGAGTAGTAGGCGACGCTGACCGTAGTGAGAGAGCCGGCGGATGGTGCAAGCCGGTCGGTCAATCGCCGAACTCGCCTCTGAGCCGGACCCACGAACCCCAAAAGGGTGGTAGTCGGTCCCGAGTCATCCACGTGACGGATTGAATGAAGGGCGGCGGGAATATGATTCCCGTTGCCGAATCAGGGTGGTACCACGAAGAGCTGGAAGCCTTCGTCCCTGTCCGTGGGGCGAGGGCTTTTTTATTGGCAGATTGTCGAAACCGGTTTCCAACGTTGTTTTCTACACCTGCGGCTTCGTTGGGAACCCGGATTGAGCAATCTGCGGAACAGAGGAGGGTGGGACCATGACGAGGATGATCAGAATTTTCGATACGACGTTGCGCGATGGCGAGCAATCGCCGGGGGCCAGTATGAACGTCGAAGAGAAACTCATGGTCGCCAAGCAACTGGCTCGCCTGGGGGTCGATATCATCGAGGCTGGGTTTGCATACAGCTCGCCCGGCGATTTCGAGGCTGTACGGCGGATCGCGCATGAGGTGGATGGGCCGACTGTCTGCAGTTTGGCCCGTGCGCGACCGGAGGACATCACGAGGGCCTACGAAGCGTTGAAAGGCGCGCCGAGGGTCAGGATCCATACGTTCCTGTCGACGTCGGACATCCATCTGAAGCATCAGTTTCGCATGACGCGGGACGAGGCCAAGAAGCGGGCGGTAGAGATGGTGCAGCTGGCTCGTACGTACGTCGACGACGTCGAGTTCTCGCCGATGGATGCCAGCCGGTCGGATCCGACCTACCTCTATGAGGTCATCGAGGCGGTCATTGCGGCGGGGGCTGGGACCGTCAACATTCCGGACACGGTCGGTTACACAATTCCGCAGGAGTTCGGTAAATTAATCCGCGGTATCCGGGAGCGGGTCCCGAACAGCAGGCAGGCGATCATTTCCGTCCATTGCCACAATGATTTGGGGTTGGCCGTGGCGAACAGTCTGGCTGCCGTGATCGAGGGGGCTGGGCAGGTGGAATGTACGATCAACGGGATCGGAGAGCGCGCGGGAAATACATCATTAGAAGAAGTGGTGATGGGATTGCGAACGCGCAAGGACCTCTACCAGGCCGATACCAAGGTCAATACCGAGGAAATTTCCAAGACGAGCCGTCTCGTGAGCAAGATTACCGGGATGGTCGTTCAGCCGAACAAGGCGATTGTCGGAGCCAATGCGTTCGCCCATACCTCGGGCATCCACCAGGATGGGTTGCTGAAGGACAAGACCACCTACGAGATCATGCGGCCCGAATCGATCGGTCTCGAACAGAACAAGTTGGTCATGGGCAAACTCTCCGGTCGCCATGCCTTCCGGCAACGTTTGGAGGAACTCGGTTACAAGTTGTCGGAGGAGGAGATCAATCACGCGTTCGAGCGGTTCAAGAAGTTGGCGGACCATAAAAAGGAGATCTACGAAGAAGATCTCGAAGTCATCGTGTCCGAAGAAGTGGCCAAGATGTCGGAGCGTGTCGTCTTGAAATCGTTTCAGGTCGAAAGCGGAACCAACAAGACGCCGAAGGCCACGGTAGAGTTGGAGATCGACGGCAAGACCGTGACGCACACCGGCACGGGGGATGGACCGGTCGATGCCGTCTACCGAACGATCGCCGCGATGACCCATACCAAGAGCAAACTGCTGATGTTCGGGGTCAACGCCATCACCGGCGGAACCGATGCCCAGGGCGAGGTCTCAGTGCGGGTCGAGGAAGATGGCCGAACCGTGACCGGACACGGGGCCGATACCGACATCATTACCGCTTCGGCCAAGGCCTATCTGAATGCATTGAATAAGCTGGCCTACCATGCGTCCAAACAGGCTGAGGGCGTGCAGAAGGTCAGCTTGATTTGATCCCGATCCACAGGGTAGATTCCTCAATTCCCGACCGTGGCGAGCGCCGCGGTCGGGCCCTGCCCCTTCCGATCACGGCGATCGGCCGGCGGTGAGGGAAGGGTCTCCTCATGCTGCACACGCATCTACGACAGTGTCCGGAATTCTTGGCCGGCGATCACACGAGGCTGCGGGAATTGCTGCATCCGTCGAAGGCGCCGCTCAAGTTGGGGTACAGTCTGGCGCACGGGTTCGTCGATCCGGGCAAGGCGTCGCTGTGGCATCGCTTGACCTCGTCCGAGGTGTACTACTTCATCTCTGGGTGCGGCACGATGCAGGTGAACGAGGAATCAGTGAAGGTCGAGGCCGGCTCGGTCGTCTACGTGCCGCCCGGCGCGAACCAGTCGCTTGTGAACGAAGGAACCGACCCGGTCGAGTTTCTCTGCCTGGTGGATCCCGCCTGGACTCCGGAACAAGAAACGGTGCTTTGATAACGAAGAGGAGAAGATCACGTGAAAGCGAAGATCGCGGTATTGGCGGGTGATGGCGTCGGGCGAGAAATCGTGCCGGAGGCGGTAAAGATTCTCAAGGCGGTGGCGGAGCGCTACCACCATACGTTCGAGTTCACGGCGGCCGATGTCGGAGGCCAGGCCATCGATAAGGTCGGGGTCCCCCTTCCCCAGGATACGCTGGCGGTTGCCAAACAGAGTGATGCCGTGTTGCTGGGAGCAGTCGGCGGGCCTAAGTGGGAGGGGCTGGAATATAGTCTACGCCCGGAACGGGCTCTGCTCGGTCTGCGCGAGCAGCTCGGCCTCTATGCCAATCTTCGCCCGGCGAAACTCTATCCGGGACTGGCCGATGCCTCCACCTTACGCCGGGAGGTTATCGATGGGATCGACATGCTCGTCGTGCGTGAACTCACGGGCGGCATTTATTTCGGCAAGCCCAAAGGCATAGAGAAACTGCCGGGTGGCGGAGAGCGCGGCATCAACACCGAAGTCTATACGACGGAGGAAATCAGGCGGATCGCGGTGGTGGCGTTCGACGCAGCTCGGAAGCGGAAAAAGAAGCTTACCTCGGTCGATAAGGCCAATGTGCTGGAATCCTCGGAACTCTGGCGGCGCGTGGTCTGCGAGGTGCATAAGGATTATCCTGATGTGGCGTTGAGTCACATCTACGTCGACAATTGCGCGATGCAACTGGTCCGGAACCCACGGCAGTTCGACGTGTTGTTGTGCAACAACATGTTTGGAGACATTTTGAGCGATGAGGCGGCGATGCTGACCGGTTCGATCGGCATGCTCCCGTCGGCGAGCGTCGGAGCAAAGGTCGGCCTGTTCGAGCCGATTCACGGGAGTGCTCCGGACATTGCGGGGAAGAACATCGCCAATCCTATTGCGACGATTGCGTCCGGCGCCATGATGTTGTCCTATGCCTTCCAACTCGACAAGGAAGCAGCCGCGATCGAGCAAGCCATCGTGAAGACGCTGGATCTCGGCTACCGCACGAAGGACATCCATGCCGAGGGCATGAAACTGCTCGGGACAACGGAGATGGGAGACGCGATTCTTCGGAATCTGGTCTGAACGGGACCATGACACTCACCGCACGCGTGACGACAATCGAAACGCTGGTCGGTATCGGAGAGCCGGACTACAGCGGAGACGGCGGTCCTGCCGCCTCGGCATCGTTGAACGAGCCGAAAGGCGTATGTCTGGACCGTGACGGCAACCTGTTTATCGCCGATGCCGAAAACCATGTGGTGCGGCGAGTTGATCGGGCAACGGGCCTGATTACTACAGTGGCTGGACGGCTCGCGGCCGGACCAGGGGCTTCGTTTGCCGCCGCAGGACAGGCAGCCGCCGAACCGCCCGGCGAAGAAGAAGACCCGTTTGCCGAACCTTCCTCCGACAAGTCGAAGACGTATAGCCAGGTCACGGACGTTGGCGGTACGGTGCGTTACGTGACCGGCGGAGGCATTGGGCTCAGCCGCTTCGAAGGCGACGGTGGCCCCGCCACCCGTGCCAGCTTGAATTTTCCGAGCGCTGTTGCGGTCGACAGGGCCGGCAATCTCTACATCGCCGATACGATGAATCACCGCGTCCGAAAAGTCGACGCGCGCACCGGCGAGATCTCCACACTTGCTGGGACGGGGCAGCCGCGGTTCCATGGCGACGGAGGACCAGCCGCGTCGGCTGGACTGAACGATCCTGTGGCGTTGGCCGTAGACGAGACGACGCTGTATATCGCCGATCAAGGCAACAATCGAGTCCGTGCGCTCGATCTGTCCTCAGGGACCATCCGCACCATTGCGGGGGATGGCACCGCTGCGTACAACGGCGACGAGATACCCGCGACTCAGGCCAGTGTGGCCGGGCCGGGTGGCCTCGCCTTGGGACCTGGCGGCACGCTGTTCATTGCCGATACCTTTAATGGGCGCATCCGCGCCGTGGCCCTCTCAACGGGAAAAATTTCCACGGTCGTGGGTGACGGAGGAACATATCGGTATCAAGGTCCCCAGGATCCTCCTTCTGCCAGTCTCTCTCGGCCCGCCGGCATCGCCGTAACTGTCGACGGGGCGATCTTGATCACCGATTCCGACAGCCATTTGATCCGCCGGTACGATCCGGCGACCAAGGCCATCAGTCGCGTGGCAGGAAACGGGGTGGCTCAATTTTCCGGCGATGGTGGGGATGCGTTGGCTGGGAGTTTGAGCTACCCGTTCGGGGTCGCCGTCGACGCCACCGGCAGCATCGTCGTCGCCGACACATTCAATCACCGTATTCGAATTGTGCGAATCGCGACGGAAGGATAGTCACGATGTTGAAAAAGAAAAAGGCCTACACGGTGGCGATCATCGGAGCCACGGGGGCTGTGGGGAAGGAAAGCCTGGAGATTCTGGAGGAACGGAAGTTTCCGATCGAATCGCTCAGGCTGTTTGCGTCAAAACGATCGGCTGGGGAGTCCCTGTCGTGCCAGGGCAAGAGCTACAAGGTTGAGGAACTGACCGAGAAGTCGTCCTTCGCCGGAGTGGATCTGGCTTTTGTATCCGCAACGGATGCCATCAGCCGGGACTATGGGGCCAAGCTCGGTGCCGCCGGTGTGTCGGTGATCGACGATAGTGCGGTCTTTCGTATGGACCCCGACGTGCCGTTGGTGGTACCGGAAGTTAACGCCGCCGCCTTAGGTGCGATGAAGAAGGGGATTGTGGCGATTCCCAATTGCACGACGACGCCGCTGGTGATGGCGCTCAAGCCTTTGCAGGATGCGGTGGGGGTCAAGCGGGTCGTGGTGACGACCTTTCAGTCGGTCTCCGGGACCGGTGCGGCTGCAATGGATGAACTGGTCGATCAGACCAAGGCACTCATGACCTTTCAGGACGTGAAGGTGCAGGTCTACCCGTATCAAATTGCCTTCAATTTGCTCCCGCATATCGGGTCATTCGGGGAAGGGGGCGACTGTTCCGAAGAAGTGAAGATCGTGCGTGAAACCAGGAAGATTCTGGATGCGCCGAAGCTGCGTGTGACCGCGACGACAGTGCGAGTGCCGGTCCTGCGGTGTCATTCGGAAGCCATCAACGTCGAGTTGGAGCGCCCGCTCAAGCCGAACGATGCCCGAGCTGCCTTGGCCGCCATGCCCGGCGTGATCGTGTACGATGACCCGACCAAGAAGCTGTATCCCATGCCCTTTGAGGTGTCGGGAAAGGACGAAGTCTACATTGGGCGTGTCCGAGAAGATGAGTCAGTCACCAACGGGCTCAACTTGTGGGTGGTGAGCGACAATCTCCGAAAGGGTGCGGCGCTCAACGCGGTTCAAATCGCGGAATGTCTGATACAATAAAACATGGCGGAATGGAGCGGCCTGGGCAGACTCCTGATCCTCGTGGGACTCGCTGTGGCTGGTGTCGGAGTCTTGTTCATTCTGGCGGACCGTTGGCCGGGAATCGGTTCGCTTTTTAACTGGATCGGAAAACTTCCTGGTGACATGTCCATCCGCCGAGAGCATTTCAGCGTTTATGTGCCGATTGCAACCAGTCTGGTGCTCAGCATCCTGCTGAGCGTTGTGTTCTACCTACTTTCATGGCTGTTTCGCCGTTGATCCGGTGTGGCGTGCCCTTTCCGGCAGGCGTCGTCCTGGCCCTGCTGATCGTGCTGACGGCAGCCATTCCTGCTTCCGCCGAGTCCATTCGTGTCTTGGTCGGGCAGGATCTCCACCAGCTGGAAGTCCGATCCGAGGGGGAGCTGGCCGTGATCTCGGATCACGGAGACAGCCGCGCCGTGCATGCTCCGCTGCACATTCAGTCGCGATCGGACGGTATTCACGTCAACGGCCGGCGTATGGGGGGGGACTCACTGACCGTTCGGCCCTTGCGCTCGGGCCTCACGCTGTTGATGGGAAAGGATGCCGCTGCGTCGGGATCTACTCGAGCTGCTGCCGGCGCCCAGTCGGCGGCTCCCCAGGGGCTGCCGGTGAGTGGTGCAGTGAAGGTATTGCGCAAGGGACGAGCGCTGTCCGTTGTCAATCAGGTTGACCTGGAAGAATATGTGAAAGGCGTCGTGCCCGCGGAGGTGAGCTCGGCGTGGCATTCCGAAATGCTGAAGGTGCAAGCGGTGGCGGCTCGGACGTATGCGCTCTATAACAAAATGCTAAGCGCCGCGCGCGAGTACGATGTCGTCGCGACGACACAAGACCAGGTCTATCGGGGGCGGGCTGGGGTCGATCGACGGGTGGAAGACGCGGTGGAGGCCACCAGAGGCATCGTCGTCACCCATCAGCAGGCACCGATTTACGCGGCGTTCTCTTCGACAGCCGCGGGGCCCACCGAGGATGCGGTCAACGTGTGGCTAAACAAAGATCTGCCCTATCTGAAAGGCGTCGAGTGTCCCTTTGATTTGGATTCTCCCTATTATCAATGGAAGGCCAGCGTGAAGATCGAACAGTTGGAGCGCAACCTACGGCAGCAGGGTTTTGCCGTGGGAACGATTGCGACCCTCACTCCCATTGCCTATAGCCGGGCCGGACGTGTTGCCCGGCTGCGGATTCTCCATTCCGATGGCGAGGTCGTATTGCGTGGTGAGGATCTTCGCAAGGCAGTGGGCTACACCATCATCCCCAGCACTCAGTTCGAGGTGGAATCAGTTGGTGCCGAAGTGACCTTTGCCGGGTACGGCGCCGGCCATGCGGTGGGACTATGCCAGTGGGGCGCCAAGGAGTTGGCCGAACTCGGCTATTCCTATGCCAGCATTCTTCGCTACTACTATCCCGGTACCGAATTGCAAAATGCCGCCGTTGTTCCCCTGTCTGCCCCAACCCTTCCTGCACCCCATGCTCCTTAGCGATTTCGATTTTCCCTTCGATCCGACCTTGGTGGCCGATCAGCCGGTGCTTCCCCGCGACCAGGCGCGGCTGCTCGCGCTGGATCGTGCGAGCGGTTTGCATCAACACCTCCGCGTAGCCGATTTGCCGCAGCTGTTGCGGGCGGGAGATTTGGTTATCGTCAACGATACTAAGGTGATGCAGGCGCGTGTGCCGGTTCGGGTTGCTTCGACGGGAAAGGCCACCGAATTGCTGTTTGTCGAAGATCTCGGCGATGGGGTGTGGTCGATTTTGATCAAAGGCCGTCTGCGCCCGGGAGCGGTCCTTGAGTTTTCGTCAGGCGTGCAGGGCGAGATCTTGGAGCGGAGTCAGGATCGGACCACGCTCCGGGTGACGGGACCGGCCGGCGTAAGCGACCTGATGCACAGCGCCGGGACGATGCCGCTGCCACCCTACATCAAACGGCTTCCGACCCAGGAGGATCTGACCTGGTATCAAACGATTTTCGCGCGTCGGGAAGGTGCGATTGCGGCGCCGACCGCGGGCCTGCATTTTACCGACGAACTCATGCAACGATTGGCTGCCTCGGGCGTGGGAGTGATGAACGTCACCCTACACGTTGGGCCCGGCACGTTTCGTCCCGTCATCGTCGAACGGATTACGGAACATCGCATGGGTGCGGAGCGGGTCGAGGTCTCGGCTCAGACGATCGAAGCGATCGAACGAACCAAGGCATGCGGTGGTCGCGTGATGGCGGTGGGCACGACGGTGGTGCGGGCGCTGGAGTCGGCGGCATACGCGACCGGGCGGCTGCAGCCTTTCGACGGTCCCACTGAGTTGTTTATCTCGCCGGGTTTCCCGTTTCGAGTGGTGGATGCGCTGCTCACCAACTTTCACCTTCCGCGCACGACACTGCTCATGCTCGTTTCCGCGCTGGTCGGTATCGAACGATTGCGCGAGGCGTACCGGGAAGCCGTGACGCAACGGTATCGATTCTACAGCTATGGCGATGCGATGTTGATCGGCGAGGGGTGGCCGAGGGCTACATGAGTTCTTTGTGGATCTTGATGGGTACCTTGGTCTTCATCGACTCGGCGTACGCCATCAGGGCTCGCTGCTGTTTCTGAAAGAGGAAGCTCTGGAAGATCCGCTCCTTGGCTGCTTCGGCCTTGGCGGGATCGGTTTCGGCTTGGCGAGTCACGAGTGCCTGGGCTTCGGAGAATTCAGAGGGCGTCAACGCCACCGCATCCATGATGACCAGTCTGGCTTTGTTCGTGAGGATGTCCTTTGTTTCCATCGCTTCGAACAGTGCCGGCGTCAAGTGATTGGCGGACAGCAGGCGTCGGTACAGATCTGGATCGAACTGGCCGTTGCGCTGAAACTCGGTACGTTGCGTGATCGCATTGCGCAGATCCTCGTCGGATACCGTCAGCCCCATCTCGTTTGCCGTAAGCAGCCACATGCGATTCTCGATCAGCTGCTCGAGCACGAACTGCTTGAGAAATTCGTCCTTGATGTCCGTCTGCCCCTTGTCTTTGTAGAATCGATACGTATTCTCGTAGGCGCGACGGAATTCATCCTGAGGAATTTGTTGGTCACCCACTGAAGCGACGCTGGTTCCGGTTTGTTGTCCGAATCCCCACCATCCCATCGTGATAATGAAGGCGAGGGCAAGGAGCCCCATGATGGATTTCAGAAACCAGGGATAATCGTGCGCGGCTTCGCGAAGCAGTTTGATCATCGATGACCTTCCATGACGAGTTTTCTCGCGGGATTTTACTCAGGCGATCGCAGAAAACGCAAGAGGGACGCGGTGGATACCGTTGTGTGCCGGGATTGCGACTTTGTTTGTGCAGACAGGGGAGATTTGTTATAGTGTGAATCGATCGGGGAGATCTGAATTGGCAGAGGAGGTTACTGGGGAAAGCCCGTTCGAACTGGGCGTCTATCCGAAAGCCCAGATCCTGAACC
Encoded here:
- a CDS encoding 2-isopropylmalate synthase, with the protein product MTRMIRIFDTTLRDGEQSPGASMNVEEKLMVAKQLARLGVDIIEAGFAYSSPGDFEAVRRIAHEVDGPTVCSLARARPEDITRAYEALKGAPRVRIHTFLSTSDIHLKHQFRMTRDEAKKRAVEMVQLARTYVDDVEFSPMDASRSDPTYLYEVIEAVIAAGAGTVNIPDTVGYTIPQEFGKLIRGIRERVPNSRQAIISVHCHNDLGLAVANSLAAVIEGAGQVECTINGIGERAGNTSLEEVVMGLRTRKDLYQADTKVNTEEISKTSRLVSKITGMVVQPNKAIVGANAFAHTSGIHQDGLLKDKTTYEIMRPESIGLEQNKLVMGKLSGRHAFRQRLEELGYKLSEEEINHAFERFKKLADHKKEIYEEDLEVIVSEEVAKMSERVVLKSFQVESGTNKTPKATVELEIDGKTVTHTGTGDGPVDAVYRTIAAMTHTKSKLLMFGVNAITGGTDAQGEVSVRVEEDGRTVTGHGADTDIITASAKAYLNALNKLAYHASKQAEGVQKVSLI
- a CDS encoding cupin domain-containing protein is translated as MLHTHLRQCPEFLAGDHTRLRELLHPSKAPLKLGYSLAHGFVDPGKASLWHRLTSSEVYYFISGCGTMQVNEESVKVEAGSVVYVPPGANQSLVNEGTDPVEFLCLVDPAWTPEQETVL
- the leuB gene encoding 3-isopropylmalate dehydrogenase, coding for MKAKIAVLAGDGVGREIVPEAVKILKAVAERYHHTFEFTAADVGGQAIDKVGVPLPQDTLAVAKQSDAVLLGAVGGPKWEGLEYSLRPERALLGLREQLGLYANLRPAKLYPGLADASTLRREVIDGIDMLVVRELTGGIYFGKPKGIEKLPGGGERGINTEVYTTEEIRRIAVVAFDAARKRKKKLTSVDKANVLESSELWRRVVCEVHKDYPDVALSHIYVDNCAMQLVRNPRQFDVLLCNNMFGDILSDEAAMLTGSIGMLPSASVGAKVGLFEPIHGSAPDIAGKNIANPIATIASGAMMLSYAFQLDKEAAAIEQAIVKTLDLGYRTKDIHAEGMKLLGTTEMGDAILRNLV
- a CDS encoding aspartate-semialdehyde dehydrogenase, whose product is MLKKKKAYTVAIIGATGAVGKESLEILEERKFPIESLRLFASKRSAGESLSCQGKSYKVEELTEKSSFAGVDLAFVSATDAISRDYGAKLGAAGVSVIDDSAVFRMDPDVPLVVPEVNAAALGAMKKGIVAIPNCTTTPLVMALKPLQDAVGVKRVVVTTFQSVSGTGAAAMDELVDQTKALMTFQDVKVQVYPYQIAFNLLPHIGSFGEGGDCSEEVKIVRETRKILDAPKLRVTATTVRVPVLRCHSEAINVELERPLKPNDARAALAAMPGVIVYDDPTKKLYPMPFEVSGKDEVYIGRVREDESVTNGLNLWVVSDNLRKGAALNAVQIAECLIQ
- a CDS encoding DUF2905 domain-containing protein; translated protein: MAEWSGLGRLLILVGLAVAGVGVLFILADRWPGIGSLFNWIGKLPGDMSIRREHFSVYVPIATSLVLSILLSVVFYLLSWLFRR
- a CDS encoding SpoIID/LytB domain-containing protein; the protein is MPFPAGVVLALLIVLTAAIPASAESIRVLVGQDLHQLEVRSEGELAVISDHGDSRAVHAPLHIQSRSDGIHVNGRRMGGDSLTVRPLRSGLTLLMGKDAAASGSTRAAAGAQSAAPQGLPVSGAVKVLRKGRALSVVNQVDLEEYVKGVVPAEVSSAWHSEMLKVQAVAARTYALYNKMLSAAREYDVVATTQDQVYRGRAGVDRRVEDAVEATRGIVVTHQQAPIYAAFSSTAAGPTEDAVNVWLNKDLPYLKGVECPFDLDSPYYQWKASVKIEQLERNLRQQGFAVGTIATLTPIAYSRAGRVARLRILHSDGEVVLRGEDLRKAVGYTIIPSTQFEVESVGAEVTFAGYGAGHAVGLCQWGAKELAELGYSYASILRYYYPGTELQNAAVVPLSAPTLPAPHAP
- the queA gene encoding tRNA preQ1(34) S-adenosylmethionine ribosyltransferase-isomerase QueA is translated as MPPLFPCLPQPFLHPMLLSDFDFPFDPTLVADQPVLPRDQARLLALDRASGLHQHLRVADLPQLLRAGDLVIVNDTKVMQARVPVRVASTGKATELLFVEDLGDGVWSILIKGRLRPGAVLEFSSGVQGEILERSQDRTTLRVTGPAGVSDLMHSAGTMPLPPYIKRLPTQEDLTWYQTIFARREGAIAAPTAGLHFTDELMQRLAASGVGVMNVTLHVGPGTFRPVIVERITEHRMGAERVEVSAQTIEAIERTKACGGRVMAVGTTVVRALESAAYATGRLQPFDGPTELFISPGFPFRVVDALLTNFHLPRTTLLMLVSALVGIERLREAYREAVTQRYRFYSYGDAMLIGEGWPRAT
- a CDS encoding SurA N-terminal domain-containing protein, producing MIKLLREAAHDYPWFLKSIMGLLALAFIITMGWWGFGQQTGTSVASVGDQQIPQDEFRRAYENTYRFYKDKGQTDIKDEFLKQFVLEQLIENRMWLLTANEMGLTVSDEDLRNAITQRTEFQRNGQFDPDLYRRLLSANHLTPALFEAMETKDILTNKARLVIMDAVALTPSEFSEAQALVTRQAETDPAKAEAAKERIFQSFLFQKQQRALMAYAESMKTKVPIKIHKELM